In a single window of the Pseudomonas sp. B21-015 genome:
- a CDS encoding DUF3309 family protein: MDMGTILIVILILLLIGGLPVFPHSRSWGYGPSGIIGVVLVVLLILLLLGKI, encoded by the coding sequence ATAGACATGGGCACAATTCTTATCGTTATTCTTATTCTGTTGTTGATAGGTGGTTTGCCGGTCTTCCCGCATTCCAGAAGTTGGGGTTACGGCCCGTCTGGTATCATCGGCGTAGTGTTGGTGGTGTTGTTGATCCTGTTGCTGCTTGGCAAGATATAA
- a CDS encoding SDR family oxidoreductase, translated as MQNRMMITGAGSGLGREVALRWAREGWQLALSDVSEPGLQETLKRVREAGGDGFILRCDVRDYSQLTAFAQACEEKLGGIDVIVNNAGVASGGFFSELSLEDWDWQIAINLMGVVKGCKAFLPLLEKSKGKIINIASMAALMQGPAMSNYNVAKAGVVALSESLLIELAHEEVSVHVVCPSFFQTNLLDSFRGPTPAMKAQVGKLLESSPITAADIADYIYQQVAAGEFLILPHEQGRMAWAIKQKTPQLLYNEMTVMADKMRAKAKQNAS; from the coding sequence ATGCAAAATCGCATGATGATCACTGGCGCGGGCTCAGGCCTGGGTCGCGAAGTCGCTCTGCGCTGGGCGCGTGAAGGCTGGCAGCTGGCCTTGTCGGATGTCAGTGAACCCGGCCTGCAAGAAACCCTGAAGCGGGTGCGCGAAGCCGGCGGCGACGGTTTCATCCTGCGTTGCGATGTGCGCGACTACAGTCAGCTGACCGCCTTCGCCCAAGCCTGCGAAGAGAAACTCGGCGGCATCGATGTCATCGTCAACAACGCGGGTGTGGCCTCGGGCGGTTTCTTCAGTGAACTGTCGCTGGAGGATTGGGACTGGCAGATCGCGATCAACCTGATGGGCGTGGTCAAGGGCTGCAAGGCCTTCCTGCCGCTGCTGGAGAAAAGTAAAGGCAAGATCATCAACATCGCCTCGATGGCGGCCCTGATGCAAGGCCCGGCCATGAGCAACTACAACGTGGCCAAGGCGGGCGTAGTGGCGTTGTCCGAAAGCCTGTTGATCGAACTGGCCCACGAGGAAGTCAGCGTGCATGTGGTCTGCCCGTCGTTCTTCCAGACCAACCTGCTGGACTCTTTCCGCGGCCCGACCCCGGCCATGAAAGCCCAGGTCGGCAAATTGCTGGAAAGCTCGCCGATTACCGCTGCCGACATTGCCGACTACATCTATCAGCAGGTCGCCGCCGGCGAATTCTTGATCCTGCCTCACGAACAGGGGCGCATGGCCTGGGCGATCAAGCAGAAAACCCCGCAATTGCTCTACAACGAAATGACCGTGATGGCCGACAAAATGCGCGCCAAGGCCAAACAAAACGCAAGCTGA
- a CDS encoding YnfA family protein, protein MLNYLWFFLAALFEIAGCFAFWMWLRQGKSVLWVIPALLSLILFAVLLTRVEASYAGRAYAAYGGIYIIASIGWLAVVERIRPLGSDWIGVALCVLGASVILFGPRFSAS, encoded by the coding sequence ATGCTCAATTACCTGTGGTTTTTCCTCGCCGCGCTGTTTGAAATCGCCGGCTGCTTCGCCTTCTGGATGTGGCTGCGCCAAGGTAAAAGCGTCTTGTGGGTCATTCCTGCGTTGCTCAGCCTGATCTTGTTCGCGGTGTTGCTGACCCGGGTCGAAGCGAGCTACGCCGGCCGCGCCTATGCCGCCTACGGTGGCATCTACATCATTGCGTCGATTGGCTGGCTGGCGGTGGTCGAGCGGATTCGTCCACTGGGCTCGGACTGGATTGGCGTGGCGCTGTGTGTGCTTGGGGCGAGTGTCATCCTGTTTGGTCCGCGCTTCTCTGCTTCCTGA
- the csrA gene encoding carbon storage regulator CsrA has protein sequence MLVLSRVVGELISIGDNISVRVLAVNGSSVRFGVEAPQQVNVHRAEVYERIQIKQAKAKAR, from the coding sequence ATGCTTGTACTCAGTCGCGTTGTGGGCGAGTTGATATCCATTGGTGACAACATTTCCGTGCGGGTTCTTGCCGTCAACGGAAGCAGCGTGCGCTTCGGTGTTGAAGCGCCGCAGCAGGTCAACGTACACCGCGCCGAAGTCTATGAGCGCATCCAGATCAAACAGGCAAAAGCCAAAGCTCGTTAG
- a CDS encoding YheU family protein: protein MLIPHDQLEVDTLTRLIEDFVTRDGTDNGDDTPLETRVLRVRQALTKGQALIVFDPESEQCQLMLKHDVPKHLFD, encoded by the coding sequence ATGCTGATCCCACACGACCAACTTGAAGTCGATACGCTGACCCGTCTGATCGAGGATTTCGTGACCCGTGACGGCACGGACAACGGCGATGACACACCGCTGGAAACCCGTGTCTTGCGTGTCCGTCAGGCATTGACCAAGGGCCAGGCACTGATCGTCTTCGATCCGGAAAGCGAGCAATGCCAGTTGATGCTCAAGCACGACGTGCCCAAGCACCTGTTCGACTGA
- a CDS encoding osmoprotectant NAGGN system M42 family peptidase, giving the protein MTRKIPEPDLNYLQKVLLEMLAIPSPTGFTDTIVRYVAERLEELGIPFEMTRRGTIRATLKGKKNSPDRAVSAHLDTIGAAVRAIKDNGRLTLAPVGCWSSRFAEGSRVSLFTDNGVIRGSVLPLMASGHAFNTAVDEMPISWDHIELRLDAYCATRADCDSLGISVGDFVAFDPLPEFTESGHISARHLDDKAGVAALLAALKAIVDSGEELMIDCHPLFTITEETGSGAAAALPWDVSEFVGIDIAPVAPGQHSSEHAVSVAMQDSGGPYDYHLSRHLLRLASDNELPARRDLFRYYFSDAHSAVTAGHDIRTALLAFGCDATHGYERTHIDSLAALSRLLGAYILSPPVFASDAQPATGSLDRFSHQIEHETQMESDTRVPSVDSLIGQRTDS; this is encoded by the coding sequence ATGACCCGCAAAATTCCCGAACCAGATCTCAATTACCTGCAAAAAGTCCTGCTGGAAATGCTCGCCATTCCCAGCCCGACCGGGTTCACCGACACCATTGTGCGGTACGTCGCCGAGCGTCTTGAAGAGCTGGGTATTCCCTTTGAAATGACCCGTCGCGGCACCATCCGTGCCACCCTCAAGGGCAAGAAGAACAGCCCGGACCGCGCGGTTTCCGCCCACCTGGATACCATTGGCGCGGCGGTTCGCGCGATCAAGGACAACGGCCGCCTGACCCTGGCGCCAGTCGGTTGCTGGTCCAGCCGTTTTGCCGAGGGCAGCCGCGTCAGTCTGTTCACCGACAACGGCGTGATCCGCGGCAGCGTGTTGCCGTTGATGGCCTCCGGGCACGCATTCAACACCGCCGTGGATGAAATGCCGATCAGCTGGGATCACATCGAATTGCGCCTGGACGCCTATTGCGCCACCCGCGCCGATTGCGACTCGCTGGGGATCAGCGTCGGCGATTTCGTCGCCTTCGACCCGTTGCCGGAGTTCACAGAAAGCGGCCACATCAGCGCCCGTCACCTCGATGACAAGGCCGGCGTTGCCGCACTGCTGGCGGCGCTGAAAGCGATTGTCGACAGCGGCGAAGAGTTGATGATCGACTGCCATCCGCTGTTCACCATCACCGAAGAAACCGGCAGCGGTGCGGCGGCGGCCCTGCCCTGGGACGTCAGCGAATTCGTCGGCATCGACATTGCGCCGGTCGCGCCCGGCCAACACTCCAGCGAACACGCGGTGAGCGTGGCGATGCAGGATTCCGGCGGGCCTTATGACTATCACCTGTCGCGGCACCTGCTGCGTCTGGCCAGCGACAACGAACTGCCGGCGCGTCGGGACCTGTTCCGCTATTACTTCAGCGATGCTCACTCGGCCGTCACTGCCGGCCACGACATTCGCACCGCCCTGCTGGCCTTCGGTTGCGACGCCACCCACGGCTATGAACGCACCCACATCGACAGCCTCGCCGCCCTCAGCCGTTTGCTCGGTGCCTACATCCTCAGCCCACCGGTGTTCGCCAGCGATGCACAACCGGCCACGGGATCGCTGGACCGGTTCAGTCACCAGATAGAACACGAGACACAGATGGAAAGCGATACACGAGTGCCGTCGGTCGATAGTTTGATTGGGCAGCGCACAGACAGCTAA